A genomic segment from Hydrogenobacter sp. encodes:
- a CDS encoding type II secretion system F family protein — translation MPKFRYRAFGEDGTFVEQEVTYPSHELLVSELQQKGFTIVEVEELEVKKKREIKISLPFLKGVKDRDISIFCRQLGTMINAGVNIIDAINILSEQLPNRSLSEASKEVAKMVSEGMSLSAAMNRFPKVFPELVVNLAKVGEETGNLDVALIRAADYYEKMAMIKSKIKSASFYPIFVVVIATIIVTGILYYLVPTFAQMYQSLGGELPLPTQMLVNASNALRNNLMLIIGVILLFSATFRLLYQKNYAFRRSVHAFSLKAPKMGELVLKSAMAKFARTMATLFASGVSLERAFDIAGQVTGNLVIKESVDRAKKRVIEGKPMHSSLEETGIFPKLVIAMVRVGEDTGRLDEMLDTIARFYEDEFDRAVEGMIKLIEPALMVFIGGIVGLILVALYLPIFKMGELIKG, via the coding sequence ATGCCTAAGTTTAGATACAGAGCCTTTGGAGAAGATGGCACCTTTGTGGAGCAAGAAGTTACTTATCCGAGCCATGAGCTTCTCGTATCGGAGCTTCAGCAAAAAGGTTTTACCATAGTTGAGGTAGAGGAGCTTGAAGTTAAGAAGAAGAGGGAGATAAAAATAAGCCTGCCTTTTCTTAAAGGCGTAAAGGATAGAGATATATCCATATTCTGCAGACAGCTCGGTACTATGATAAATGCAGGGGTAAACATAATAGATGCTATAAACATACTTTCCGAACAGCTTCCCAACAGATCCCTCTCTGAAGCCTCAAAAGAAGTAGCCAAGATGGTAAGTGAAGGTATGTCCCTCTCTGCGGCTATGAACAGGTTTCCCAAAGTGTTTCCCGAGCTTGTGGTGAATCTTGCTAAGGTTGGTGAGGAAACGGGAAATCTTGACGTTGCCCTTATAAGAGCAGCAGATTATTACGAAAAGATGGCTATGATAAAGAGTAAGATAAAGAGTGCCTCTTTTTATCCTATTTTTGTAGTAGTAATAGCCACCATCATAGTTACTGGCATACTATACTACCTTGTACCTACCTTTGCCCAGATGTATCAAAGTCTTGGAGGTGAGCTTCCACTTCCTACACAAATGCTCGTTAATGCATCAAACGCTTTAAGAAATAACCTCATGCTTATAATAGGCGTAATATTACTATTTTCCGCAACTTTTAGATTGCTTTATCAGAAAAATTATGCCTTCAGGAGATCCGTTCATGCTTTTTCACTTAAAGCTCCAAAGATGGGAGAGCTTGTCTTAAAGAGTGCCATGGCAAAGTTTGCAAGAACTATGGCAACACTCTTTGCGAGCGGGGTTTCCCTTGAAAGAGCTTTTGACATAGCAGGTCAAGTCACTGGGAACCTTGTGATAAAGGAATCAGTAGACAGAGCAAAGAAGAGAGTCATAGAAGGTAAACCTATGCATTCTTCTTTAGAAGAGACAGGTATATTCCCAAAGCTCGTTATAGCTATGGTGAGGGTCGGTGAAGACACGGGAAGACTTGACGAGATGCTTGATACCATAGCGAGGTTTTACGAGGACGAATTTGATAGAGCCGTTGAGGGAATGATAAAACTTATAGAACCCGCACTTATGGTATTCATAGGCGGTATTGTGGGTCTCATACTCGTAGCGCTATACCTACCCATCTTCAAGATGGGAGAACTCATAAAAGGTTGA
- the ychF gene encoding redox-regulated ATPase YchF yields MLSIGIVGLPNVGKSTLFNAITESAKAQAGNYPFCTIEPNMGVVEVPDKRLYRIAELEKSRKVTPTFIEFVDIAGLVRNASKGEGLGNQFLAHIREVDAIAMVLRCFEDPDVVHVEGTVDPVRDAQIIDLELIAKDLETVSKRIEKIEKMARLGDKKAKEELEKLLYLRNILENIEPVRKHKELPVEISEYARKTLFLLTIKPVLYVANVDEEGLLGNSYVDNVIKYAKQEGAPVVVICAKLEAELVSIPQEERKELLSAYGLEEPGLNKFVREGYALLNLITFFTAGEKETRAWTVIKGTKAPQAAGKIHSDFEKGFIAAEVINYEDYTKIGSISKAKELGLVRLEGKDYEIKDGDIVYFRFNV; encoded by the coding sequence ATGCTGAGTATAGGAATAGTGGGGCTTCCCAATGTAGGCAAATCCACCCTGTTTAACGCTATCACTGAATCAGCCAAGGCTCAAGCCGGGAATTATCCTTTCTGTACTATAGAACCCAATATGGGTGTTGTGGAGGTTCCCGATAAAAGGCTCTATAGGATAGCTGAGCTTGAGAAATCAAGAAAGGTCACACCTACATTCATTGAGTTTGTTGACATAGCTGGTCTTGTCCGTAACGCCAGCAAAGGTGAAGGGCTTGGAAATCAATTTTTAGCCCACATAAGGGAGGTGGATGCCATCGCTATGGTTTTGAGATGTTTTGAGGATCCTGACGTAGTTCATGTGGAAGGTACAGTTGATCCAGTAAGAGACGCTCAGATAATAGATCTGGAATTAATAGCAAAAGACCTTGAAACGGTGAGCAAAAGGATAGAGAAGATAGAAAAGATGGCAAGACTTGGAGACAAAAAAGCAAAAGAGGAGCTTGAAAAACTCCTTTATCTGCGCAACATTTTGGAAAACATAGAGCCAGTAAGAAAACATAAGGAACTTCCCGTTGAGATAAGTGAATATGCAAGAAAAACGCTATTTTTACTTACCATAAAACCTGTCCTGTACGTGGCGAATGTAGATGAGGAGGGACTTTTGGGAAACAGCTATGTAGATAATGTGATAAAGTATGCAAAGCAAGAGGGTGCGCCTGTTGTTGTTATCTGTGCAAAACTTGAGGCTGAGCTTGTAAGTATTCCACAAGAAGAGAGGAAGGAATTACTATCAGCTTACGGACTTGAGGAACCTGGTCTTAACAAGTTCGTAAGAGAGGGTTACGCGCTTTTGAACCTAATAACCTTTTTTACAGCTGGAGAGAAAGAAACAAGAGCTTGGACAGTAATTAAAGGTACTAAAGCCCCTCAAGCTGCAGGAAAGATACACTCAGATTTTGAAAAGGGCTTTATAGCTGCCGAAGTTATAAACTATGAAGACTATACCAAAATAGGCTCTATTAGCAAAGCCAAAGAACTTGGACTTGTGAGACTTGAGGGTAAAGATTACGAGATAAAGGATGGTGACATAGTGTACTTTAGGTTCAACGTCTGA
- a CDS encoding glycosyltransferase family 4 protein, which translates to MRVLWLNGNPNPNFGGTEIHTVQMIKELLKESVDILLVCAKDSYVDKHTLEIEKFHLSFPHSLALVSTIKLLSLVKRLKPDFLVANNGKEYPNAVIAGKLGGTRVVLFRHMERMKQRIVRKIIFPQVDLFLAVSEHVKKNLIEEGVREDKIKVIYNVVDEERFFYREKSPKSVELLFVGKLEEGKGVMDFLMAFDSLLNTEKDLKAWIVGDGKLRECIKSYINERGIHEHVSVVGYVPDVEEYYKRSHICVIPSKETEAFPRVAIEALACGCALVVSDVGGIKEAVEEGRNGYVFKAGNLTDLAKKLKKAVNHWREMSQNSLKVYKKKFSRDSVINNFMESLENLRR; encoded by the coding sequence ATGAGAGTTCTTTGGCTGAATGGCAATCCCAATCCCAACTTTGGAGGGACTGAAATACACACTGTACAGATGATAAAAGAGCTTTTAAAGGAAAGTGTAGACATACTTTTAGTTTGCGCTAAGGATTCCTATGTGGACAAACACACCTTAGAGATTGAAAAATTTCATTTATCCTTTCCCCACAGTCTGGCTCTGGTAAGTACAATAAAACTCCTGAGTCTGGTAAAGAGATTGAAGCCGGACTTTCTTGTAGCGAACAATGGCAAAGAGTATCCTAATGCGGTAATAGCTGGCAAGTTGGGTGGTACAAGAGTGGTACTCTTTAGACATATGGAGAGAATGAAACAACGAATAGTCAGAAAGATTATCTTTCCACAGGTAGACCTTTTCTTAGCGGTAAGCGAGCATGTGAAGAAAAATCTCATAGAGGAAGGTGTAAGGGAAGATAAAATTAAGGTAATTTACAACGTAGTCGATGAGGAGAGGTTTTTTTACAGAGAGAAGTCCCCAAAGTCAGTGGAGCTTCTCTTTGTGGGGAAGCTTGAGGAAGGAAAAGGAGTTATGGATTTTTTAATGGCTTTTGATTCTCTGCTCAATACTGAAAAAGATCTCAAAGCCTGGATCGTGGGAGATGGTAAGTTAAGGGAATGTATAAAGTCTTACATAAACGAGAGGGGAATACATGAGCATGTGAGCGTAGTTGGTTATGTTCCTGATGTTGAGGAGTATTACAAAAGGTCGCATATATGTGTAATACCTTCAAAAGAGACAGAGGCTTTTCCGAGAGTTGCTATAGAGGCACTTGCCTGTGGTTGCGCCCTTGTAGTTTCGGACGTAGGTGGTATTAAAGAGGCTGTAGAAGAAGGAAGGAATGGCTACGTATTTAAAGCGGGAAATCTGACTGACCTCGCCAAAAAACTCAAAAAAGCTGTAAACCATTGGAGAGAAATGTCTCAAAACTCCCTCAAGGTTTACAAGAAAAAGTTTTCAAGGGATTCAGTGATAAATAATTTTATGGAAAGTTTAGAGAACCTCAGACGTTGA
- a CDS encoding polysaccharide deacetylase family protein, whose product MKVLTYHNVSYPPPRAKLKTLYVKPPSFKRQIRLLELFGYNFSNSDAVLRKEKPKKGILLTFDDAYLDFWEHAFPILKELNLPALVFVPASLVGKFNQWDYIKLNVKKPIMDWEHLRELIKAGIEIGSHSLTHPYLSKIPRQKAKVEIEDSKKLLEDKLSIEVKAFCYPYGDYNPEVRDMVEEAGYIMAFTTKHGSVEDSHNPFEIRRLTVFGSDFSLKFLLKVAL is encoded by the coding sequence GTGAAGGTTCTTACCTACCACAACGTAAGCTATCCACCACCGAGGGCAAAACTTAAAACTCTTTACGTTAAACCGCCAAGCTTTAAAAGACAGATAAGACTGCTTGAACTTTTTGGTTACAACTTCTCAAATAGCGATGCGGTTCTCAGAAAGGAAAAGCCAAAGAAGGGCATATTGCTGACTTTTGATGACGCTTATCTGGACTTTTGGGAACATGCCTTTCCCATCTTGAAGGAATTGAATCTCCCTGCATTGGTTTTCGTACCCGCAAGCCTTGTGGGAAAGTTTAACCAGTGGGACTATATAAAATTGAATGTAAAAAAACCTATAATGGATTGGGAGCATCTGAGAGAGCTTATAAAAGCTGGCATAGAAATAGGCTCACACAGTTTAACTCATCCTTACCTCTCAAAGATACCTCGTCAAAAGGCAAAGGTGGAGATAGAGGATTCAAAAAAACTCCTTGAAGATAAACTGAGCATTGAAGTTAAAGCTTTTTGCTACCCTTACGGAGATTATAATCCAGAGGTTAGGGATATGGTGGAAGAAGCTGGTTATATAATGGCATTTACCACAAAACATGGCTCGGTGGAGGATAGCCATAACCCTTTTGAAATAAGAAGGTTGACAGTATTTGGAAGCGATTTTTCGCTTAAGTTCCTTTTGAAGGTAGCCTTATGA
- a CDS encoding protein kinase, which translates to MDKLEEGDLILGTYQVLSFLGGGTFGDVYKVKVLKGRYRGKIMALKVAKNAEVLPYLWKEVQTLLLLNHPHIISLQSYLYKKDRGELYVLYELMDVGDLKDYVKNKGTLQENEALKVLLHVARGLEFLHGRGYIHGDIKPENIFGKKVLRDTVWKLGDFGLVRIRGSQSVIDVKGTVGYIAPEVFRCEIHRSSDIFSLGCVLHFMLTGRDPFECIDKKQKLKRNKEGSYTLDDALSERIKRLLGIMLSSDHSKRFRTAKELIEYMIRERLA; encoded by the coding sequence ATGGACAAGCTGGAGGAAGGTGATTTAATTTTAGGTACTTATCAAGTCCTTTCCTTTCTTGGAGGGGGAACTTTTGGGGATGTTTATAAAGTTAAGGTTTTGAAGGGAAGGTACAGAGGAAAGATCATGGCTCTGAAAGTGGCAAAAAACGCCGAAGTTTTACCCTATCTATGGAAGGAAGTACAGACCTTGCTTTTACTCAACCATCCTCATATAATATCACTGCAGAGTTATCTTTATAAGAAAGACAGAGGAGAACTTTATGTACTTTACGAACTCATGGATGTAGGTGATTTAAAAGATTACGTAAAAAACAAAGGTACACTGCAGGAGAATGAAGCTCTGAAAGTTTTACTGCACGTAGCGAGAGGACTTGAGTTTTTACACGGTAGGGGATACATACATGGGGATATAAAGCCGGAAAACATCTTTGGCAAAAAGGTGCTTCGTGATACAGTTTGGAAGCTTGGTGACTTCGGACTTGTGAGGATAAGAGGTAGCCAGAGCGTAATAGATGTAAAAGGTACGGTAGGGTACATTGCACCGGAAGTATTCAGGTGCGAGATACACAGAAGCAGTGACATATTTTCTCTGGGCTGTGTACTTCACTTTATGCTCACGGGAAGAGATCCCTTTGAGTGCATAGACAAAAAGCAAAAGCTCAAAAGAAACAAAGAAGGATCTTACACTCTGGACGATGCTCTATCAGAGCGTATAAAAAGATTACTCGGCATAATGCTGAGCAGTGATCACAGTAAGAGGTTCAGAACAGCAAAAGAACTTATTGAATACATGATAAGGGAGAGGTTAGCGTGA
- a CDS encoding iron-containing alcohol dehydrogenase — MKGFEFYLPVEIIFGLGSVKRVGEIARRFGFKALIVTGKKSAKESGALDQVLGSLEEAGIREVILFDGVEPNPTDKQVNTASDIAVREKVDFIIGLGGGSSLDVAKAVSIVSSNEGYAWDYVSYPEGSRLIPFLNRPVICIPTTAGTGSEVNRYSVISNPIRKEKLVISHSLNYPKVAIVDPALTKSMDAKLTAITGIDAFIHALESFTNRAYNPIADDLAIRSIKIIREWLPIAVEDPQNIKAREMMSYSAMLAGMAIDKKRVALIHIMEHPVSAHYPFVAHGEGLAILAPVVTDFNCRGNSEKYALFAEIMGYEKKASKAVNALMDLLERVNLTLSLKSLGVKRESLERFTEDVLMLSGASLKINPVEPSPEDIYHIYEKAYEGF; from the coding sequence ATGAAAGGCTTTGAGTTTTACCTGCCGGTGGAGATCATCTTTGGCTTAGGTTCCGTAAAAAGGGTAGGGGAGATAGCAAGACGTTTCGGTTTTAAGGCGTTGATAGTTACTGGAAAGAAAAGTGCCAAAGAGAGCGGTGCGCTCGATCAGGTACTTGGTTCTTTGGAAGAGGCTGGTATAAGGGAAGTTATCTTGTTTGACGGTGTGGAGCCAAATCCTACGGATAAACAGGTAAATACCGCAAGTGATATAGCTGTTAGGGAAAAGGTGGACTTTATAATAGGTCTGGGGGGAGGAAGCTCTTTAGACGTTGCTAAGGCGGTGTCCATAGTTTCTTCTAACGAAGGCTATGCGTGGGATTACGTAAGTTACCCGGAAGGGTCAAGGCTAATACCTTTTCTGAATAGACCTGTAATATGTATCCCCACAACCGCTGGAACAGGTAGTGAAGTAAACAGATATTCTGTAATATCCAATCCTATAAGGAAGGAGAAACTTGTCATATCACATTCTCTCAATTATCCCAAAGTGGCGATAGTGGATCCTGCACTTACAAAGAGTATGGATGCGAAACTTACCGCAATCACAGGAATAGATGCCTTCATACATGCTCTTGAGTCTTTCACAAACAGAGCTTACAATCCTATTGCTGATGATCTTGCAATAAGATCTATTAAAATAATAAGAGAGTGGCTACCTATTGCGGTAGAAGATCCTCAAAATATTAAAGCAAGGGAAATGATGAGCTACTCAGCTATGCTTGCAGGTATGGCTATAGACAAAAAGAGAGTGGCTCTTATACATATTATGGAGCATCCCGTTTCGGCACATTACCCCTTTGTTGCGCACGGTGAAGGTTTAGCTATTCTCGCTCCTGTGGTAACTGATTTTAACTGTAGAGGAAATTCGGAAAAGTACGCACTTTTTGCTGAGATCATGGGTTACGAAAAGAAGGCTTCAAAGGCTGTGAATGCTCTGATGGATCTTTTAGAAAGAGTTAACTTGACCTTAAGTCTCAAATCCTTAGGTGTTAAAAGGGAAAGTCTTGAAAGGTTCACAGAAGATGTACTTATGCTATCAGGAGCTTCTCTTAAAATAAATCCTGTAGAGCCTTCACCTGAAGATATATACCACATTTACGAAAAGGCTTACGAAGGCTTTTAA
- a CDS encoding TraR/DksA family transcriptional regulator has translation MLTKEILESLRAKLLEEKAKILERYRKKEDTQARIGEEVKEPGDLEDLSQMTYTQELLDTLSAREVFMLREIDYALQKMDAGSYGICEYCGEEIPQERLLAIPWTRYHAHCAEKVEEEGIIPTYPAPTFEGTIPEEMEIQREDITEA, from the coding sequence ATGCTTACAAAGGAGATATTGGAGAGTTTAAGGGCGAAGTTACTTGAAGAGAAAGCTAAAATCCTTGAAAGGTACCGTAAAAAGGAAGATACCCAAGCCAGAATAGGAGAGGAAGTTAAAGAGCCAGGTGATCTTGAGGATCTTAGCCAAATGACTTACACGCAGGAGCTTCTTGACACTTTGTCCGCCCGTGAGGTTTTCATGCTCAGGGAGATAGATTACGCTCTTCAAAAGATGGATGCGGGTTCTTACGGTATATGCGAGTATTGTGGTGAAGAGATACCTCAGGAGAGACTTTTGGCTATACCGTGGACGAGGTATCACGCTCACTGTGCGGAGAAAGTGGAAGAGGAAGGTATAATACCTACCTATCCTGCGCCCACTTTTGAAGGTACCATACCTGAAGAGATGGAGATCCAGAGGGAAGATATAACGGAGGCATGA
- a CDS encoding SurA N-terminal domain-containing protein has protein sequence MYVLIQKHKTLVTFIIALASGAFFLWLFFTGSVRDITSVGKKCVAKVNGSCITLRDYRRELLRFSNIQNRELEEVIKKQVIENLITQELLYQKAKSLGFSASDKEVISVIKSDPTFQENGNFSASKYREMLARVGLMPEEYEDYIRKMLTIQKLLALVSNGVYLSDKEKEVNIAVQSTLLSGRLYLITPSDVKISYTPTQEEMLNFYQKNKELFKRAERKLIRVWIEKDKGRVEGIYRLLKEGKQPAGYTEYILPDDENKIPKGVSSEVSRLSDKERISVTKEGDQYFLVYLYKVEPAGVRSFDEVKDQIKSALIEQKKISLLRDKAQEVYKALSEGRDVDLKYLTFSDTPANQIMSVAKVKEEQVAGLLLSKEKVFGPYQLTQGYGVFLITERKKKAVDEGEVKKLAQDILNMKSDAMVNYLIDHLMRNAKIEINEEIIKGGA, from the coding sequence ATGTATGTCTTGATCCAAAAGCATAAAACCTTAGTTACATTCATAATCGCACTGGCATCAGGTGCCTTTTTCCTCTGGCTTTTTTTTACTGGAAGCGTCAGAGATATAACGTCTGTAGGTAAAAAGTGTGTGGCGAAGGTAAACGGTAGCTGCATAACTTTGAGGGATTATAGAAGGGAACTTCTGAGATTCTCTAACATCCAAAATAGGGAACTTGAGGAGGTCATAAAGAAACAGGTAATTGAAAATCTTATAACCCAAGAGCTTTTGTACCAGAAGGCTAAATCTTTAGGTTTTTCTGCATCTGACAAAGAGGTTATAAGCGTTATAAAAAGCGATCCTACTTTTCAGGAAAATGGAAATTTTAGCGCTTCCAAATATAGGGAAATGCTTGCAAGGGTAGGACTTATGCCTGAAGAATATGAAGATTACATAAGAAAAATGTTAACTATACAGAAACTTTTGGCGCTTGTGTCCAACGGAGTTTATCTCTCAGACAAGGAAAAGGAAGTCAACATAGCGGTACAATCCACCTTACTTTCTGGGAGGCTTTATTTGATAACACCATCAGATGTAAAAATATCATACACACCTACTCAGGAGGAGATGCTGAACTTTTACCAAAAGAACAAGGAGCTTTTCAAGAGAGCTGAAAGAAAGCTTATAAGAGTATGGATTGAGAAGGATAAAGGAAGGGTGGAAGGCATATACAGATTGCTAAAAGAGGGCAAACAGCCAGCAGGTTACACTGAATATATACTTCCCGACGACGAAAATAAAATACCCAAAGGTGTAAGCTCGGAAGTTTCAAGATTGAGCGATAAAGAGCGCATTTCCGTAACAAAGGAGGGTGATCAGTACTTTTTAGTTTATCTTTACAAAGTTGAACCTGCCGGTGTGAGAAGCTTTGATGAGGTGAAGGATCAGATAAAATCAGCTTTAATAGAACAGAAGAAGATTTCCCTTCTGAGAGATAAAGCACAGGAGGTTTACAAGGCACTTTCCGAGGGCAGGGATGTGGATTTAAAATACTTAACCTTCAGTGATACACCTGCCAACCAGATAATGAGTGTGGCAAAGGTAAAAGAAGAACAAGTTGCGGGCTTGCTACTATCAAAGGAAAAGGTGTTTGGTCCTTATCAATTAACTCAAGGTTACGGTGTTTTTCTAATAACGGAAAGAAAGAAAAAAGCTGTGGATGAGGGAGAGGTTAAAAAATTGGCACAGGATATTTTAAACATGAAGTCGGACGCTATGGTAAACTACCTCATAGATCATCTTATGAGAAATGCTAAAATAGAGATAAACGAAGAGATTATAAAAGGAGGCGCTTGA
- a CDS encoding citryl-CoA lyase — MEKMWRTSITQHVGHETYIRGYRLLDLVGNLSFAQAVYLILKGELPNERESKMMEAMLVSVIDHGIAPPSAIAARAVASGGNSLNVGVAAGILAFGSAHGGALEDAMKFLQDGVSSKRSVEDIVREYLESKKPIPGYGHRYYKDFDPRTKRLMDIAKALEFYGMHCEFAEAVAEEIGRQKGKKLVLNVDGAIAAVASEMGFDWRLGKGFFIIGRVPGLVAHVYEELTTEKPFSKRLDEERDVEYTGLPPRELPLEIKKI, encoded by the coding sequence ATGGAAAAAATGTGGAGGACAAGTATAACCCAGCATGTAGGACACGAGACTTACATAAGAGGTTACAGACTTCTCGATCTTGTAGGAAACCTTTCCTTTGCACAAGCTGTTTATTTGATACTCAAAGGTGAACTTCCAAACGAGAGGGAGAGCAAGATGATGGAAGCTATGCTGGTTTCCGTCATAGACCACGGCATAGCTCCACCTTCTGCCATAGCAGCTAGAGCTGTCGCATCCGGAGGTAATTCTCTTAACGTGGGTGTGGCAGCGGGCATATTAGCTTTCGGTTCGGCTCACGGGGGTGCCCTTGAGGATGCCATGAAGTTTCTGCAGGATGGCGTATCAAGTAAGAGGAGTGTTGAGGATATAGTGAGAGAGTACTTGGAAAGTAAAAAACCTATACCGGGCTATGGACACAGATACTATAAGGATTTTGATCCGAGAACAAAGAGGCTCATGGATATAGCTAAGGCTTTGGAGTTTTATGGGATGCATTGCGAGTTTGCTGAAGCTGTAGCTGAAGAGATAGGTAGGCAAAAAGGTAAAAAGCTCGTCTTGAACGTAGATGGAGCTATTGCTGCAGTGGCATCTGAAATGGGATTTGATTGGAGGCTCGGTAAGGGATTTTTTATCATAGGAAGGGTGCCTGGTCTTGTGGCGCACGTTTACGAAGAGCTAACTACCGAAAAACCCTTTTCAAAGAGGCTTGATGAGGAGAGGGATGTGGAATACACTGGACTACCTCCGAGGGAACTGCCACTTGAAATCAAAAAGATATAA
- a CDS encoding phosphate-starvation-inducible PsiE family protein, with protein sequence MQELVSKIYKTFVRLAFNITIVILIVGLFVGIYRTVSEIGLTASESTVRLGYKELVTNVLSLIVVLELIRAFIDFFEHERVRVDILLEVLIAFVIREFMLHLFEGKMSGVDVFFWSFGVIFLIGARSISLFYKVPKA encoded by the coding sequence ATGCAAGAGTTAGTATCAAAGATATACAAAACTTTTGTGAGGTTGGCTTTTAACATAACCATTGTAATACTGATAGTAGGTTTATTTGTAGGTATATACAGGACGGTTTCCGAGATAGGTCTCACGGCTTCTGAATCTACGGTAAGGCTTGGCTATAAAGAACTTGTTACAAATGTACTTTCGCTCATTGTAGTGCTTGAGCTTATAAGGGCGTTCATAGACTTTTTTGAACACGAGAGGGTAAGGGTGGACATACTTTTGGAAGTACTTATAGCTTTCGTAATAAGGGAATTCATGCTTCACCTTTTTGAAGGGAAGATGTCAGGTGTAGATGTATTCTTCTGGTCTTTCGGTGTGATATTTCTCATAGGTGCAAGAAGCATAAGCTTATTTTACAAGGTCCCGAAGGCTTAA
- a CDS encoding homoserine dehydrogenase encodes MKVRVGIVGCGVVGTGTVKLLLENAQIIKKKTGVELSLTKVADKDWERKREIDVPFELRTLDYREVIKESDIVVELVGGKTFAKSLILEALENGKHIVTANKRLLAEDGFEIFKKAKEKGLYVGFEASVGGGIPIIKALKEGLVANRINTIYGILNGTTNYILTRMLEDDMDFLHALELAQKQGYAESDPSLDIDGWDSAHKICILSMIAFGKYVPFEEVYVEGIRDIDILDVELGKELGYTLKLLAISKRTDGEIEVRVHPTFIRSEDALAKVSDVYNAIMVEGDFVGKTMFYGKGAGSHPTASAVVSDIVDIAKKMLFCSKDREEFQWETQPVGINRNFYSRYYMRFDVPDKPGVLASVSRVLADYNISVASVLQKEKVCKMAGREGEAIVPLVILTHKAYEKSMQKAIEDIKKLPVIVGEPVIIRVEEEAY; translated from the coding sequence GTGAAGGTAAGAGTAGGCATAGTAGGTTGCGGTGTTGTAGGAACAGGGACCGTAAAGCTCCTTTTAGAAAACGCTCAAATTATAAAGAAGAAAACAGGCGTTGAACTTTCGCTTACAAAAGTGGCTGATAAAGATTGGGAAAGAAAACGGGAAATAGATGTTCCTTTTGAATTAAGAACACTGGACTACAGGGAGGTCATCAAAGAGAGTGACATAGTTGTTGAATTAGTTGGAGGAAAGACCTTTGCAAAAAGCCTTATACTTGAAGCTTTAGAAAATGGAAAGCACATAGTCACTGCAAATAAACGCTTACTTGCTGAGGATGGTTTTGAAATATTCAAAAAAGCTAAGGAAAAAGGACTGTATGTAGGTTTTGAAGCATCGGTAGGTGGAGGTATACCTATAATTAAAGCTCTGAAAGAGGGTCTCGTTGCTAACAGGATAAACACTATATACGGTATCCTTAACGGCACAACAAATTATATACTTACGAGGATGCTTGAGGATGATATGGACTTTCTTCATGCACTGGAACTTGCCCAAAAACAAGGTTATGCTGAATCAGATCCCTCCCTTGACATAGATGGATGGGATTCAGCTCATAAGATATGCATACTTTCTATGATAGCATTTGGAAAGTATGTTCCCTTTGAAGAGGTTTATGTGGAAGGTATAAGGGATATTGACATACTTGATGTGGAACTGGGAAAGGAGCTTGGATATACTCTGAAACTTTTAGCCATATCCAAGAGGACAGATGGGGAAATAGAGGTAAGAGTTCATCCCACTTTTATAAGGTCAGAAGATGCATTGGCTAAGGTTTCTGACGTTTACAACGCAATTATGGTAGAAGGTGACTTTGTAGGGAAAACCATGTTCTACGGAAAGGGTGCGGGATCTCATCCTACAGCTTCAGCGGTAGTTTCGGATATTGTGGATATAGCCAAAAAGATGCTTTTCTGTAGCAAAGATCGCGAAGAATTCCAGTGGGAAACACAGCCAGTAGGTATAAACAGGAACTTTTACAGCAGGTACTACATGAGATTTGACGTACCTGACAAACCGGGAGTTTTGGCAAGTGTATCAAGGGTTTTAGCTGATTACAACATAAGCGTGGCAAGTGTTCTTCAAAAAGAAAAAGTCTGCAAGATGGCGGGTAGGGAAGGTGAAGCAATAGTTCCGCTTGTAATACTTACTCATAAAGCTTATGAGAAGAGCATGCAAAAAGCTATTGAGGATATAAAGAAACTTCCCGTCATAGTAGGAGAGCCTGTGATCATTCGCGTTGAAGAGGAAGCCTATTAA